The following proteins come from a genomic window of Trifolium pratense cultivar HEN17-A07 linkage group LG4, ARS_RC_1.1, whole genome shotgun sequence:
- the LOC123924754 gene encoding histone-lysine N-methyltransferase ATXR3-like: MGDGGVACMPLQQQQQQQQQQHVIEKLPNAGEEAGCEGKSENGFSSEVVKAPEKKKVRKVIKKVVKKVKKKVVAGTKKAVTVKGELVSDRVSSNGVESGEICGGQKEEVEEGELGTLKWPGSELENGEFVSEKLPPPPPPPPPPRSNDIENEDIVSERWKKVQVEKGEVDNWRKEEIVYEKSWKGEGEKGAYGSWRGGIKGDVEKGEFIPDRWHRGDTGKDDYGYGRINRYESYRDKGWKTERDVECMSPSGRYASNDYFRKKDFNRSGSQHMKSAPRWESGQERNVRISSKIVDEDKYEDNGRIHARDYSSGSRLKRHVNDSDGWERKQYGDYTGFKSRRVSDDGSRHVYSEHCVSSEHYSRLSVERSYRNSSSKLSVDKYSSRYHESLPTRLAYDKHGCSPGHSERSPHNRARYYDNKDHAPPRRSPYGCDRSLYSREKSPHGRDRSPYSRENGRDRSPYSREKSPYGRDRSPYSHEKSPYGHDRSPYSHEKSPYGRDRSPYSREKYSHGREISPYSHEKSPYGRDRSPYSREKYSHGREISPYSHEKSPYGRDRSSPYSREKYPHGRERSPYSHEKSPYGRDRSPYSREKYPYGRERSPCDRNWDRSRHRDHKLRSPTHAERSPQNRGRQRGCRDRTPNLIEQSPLDRTRENIDRETSNKPVSSEKHNSQYSCKNPENKNIQKEPNLSGIESQGERNVHDANGSVDKGGCNEPEKEQKSCSPAVNCKDSPCLQLPPEEQPFLVEDMEEDMDICDTPPHVPVVSDSSIGKWFYLDYYGVEQGPSKLSDIKVLVDDGVLQPDHFIKHIDSDRWLTVENAASPLAAQSFPLIVSDTITQFVNPPEAPGNLLSDTGDILQTGPENYQERQSPSLQSKLCLDESVLASELLEDSHFDERVGVLLEGYDVIPGRELEAITGALQMNFEYAEWDDLGDYKGFPGPDTCPSMDHDSKIDFASSQPESQLIMPSDKDNGFTPGVPDDWFSARWSCKGGDWKRNDDSQDRYCKKKQVLNDGFPLCQMPKSGCEDPRWSSKDDLYYPSHNRKLDIPLWAFCTDELVDCSGAVSRAIQSKFGSVRGVKGNVHSVVRINSCVVKDQGSLVSESHHKTQGKDRYRSWSARPFSSTSDSKKSSAEEDSQSKIVSDQGSQGSCRSVEFVNISQDHLCDVNDLQLHLGDWYYLDGSGRERGPSSFSDLQSLVDQGIIKKYSSVFRKCDKLWVPVTSSTETYDVNLKSHQESSSVSGEFSGHRSVQSPGVSFGEPHSKSTMFNSLYPQFVGYTRGKLHELVIKSYKSREFAAVINEVLDPWINARQPKKEIEKQIYWKSEGDTHASKRARVLLDDIEEESDFVDDSFIIENDESTLEALSGDVTFSTEESGITVSKEGRWGLLDGRMLARVFHFLRSDLKSLVFASMTCKHWKASINFYKEVSRNVNLSSLGHSCTDSIMWNIVNTYKKDKIKSMILMGCTNITADMLEKILLSFSGLSTLDIRGCNQFEELTPKFTNLKWIKSRNSRITKIADEPHKIRSLKQISDHSLSGSKASSLGIRDDFGELKVYFDSVDKRDTAKQLFRQNLYKRSKLYDARKSSSILSRDARTRRWSIKKSESGYKRMEEFLASRLREIMKANACDFFVPKVAEIEAKMKRGYYNGHGLSSVKEDIRRMCRDAMKAKNRGDANDMNHVISLFIQLATRLEESSKYVNDRDALLKLWGNGLPSAFCSSSSKYKKNRLVNDRKYRSDDMHGGLDNGQCASDREIRRRLSKLNKKSMDSESDTSDDLDRSSEDGNSDGDTSSSNTDSDQEVHLESRTRESKGNGYLTPNDELDFITDEREWGARMTKASLVPPVTRKYDVIDQYVIVADEDDVKRKMRVSLPDDYAEKLTAQKNGTEESDMELPEVKGYKPRKMLEHEVVEQEVYGIDPYTHNLLLDSMPDELEWSLQEKHVFIEDTLLRTLNMQVRHFTGTGSTPMSYPLQPVVQEIEKSAVEHCDTRMISMCQGILKAIDRRPDDKYVAYRKGLGVVCNKEEGFGEDDFVVEFLGEVYPVWKWFEKQDGIRSLQKNSKDPAPEFYNIYLERPKGDADGYDLVVVDAMHKANYASRICHSCRPNCEAKVTAVGGHYQIGIYSVRKIQHGEEITFDYNSVTESKEEYEASVCLCGSQVCRGSYLNLTGEGAFQKVLKEWHGILDCHYLMLEACELNSVSEEDYNDLGRAGLGSCLLGGLPDWLVAYAARLVRFINFERTKLPEAILKHNLEEKRKYFSEICLEVERSDAEVQAEGVYNQRLQNLAVTLDKVRYVMRCIFGDPMKAPPPLEKLSPEAVVSFLWKGEDSFVEELLQCMTPHVEESSLNDLKSKVRARDPLSSKDIQKAVQKSLLWLRDEVRNLPCTYKCRHDAAADLIHIYAYTKYFFRVLDYKTITSPPVYISPLDLGPKCADKLGAGLQEYRKIYGQNYCLGQLIFWHNQSDGEPDCTLARASKGSLSLPDISSFYAKAHKPSRQRVYGPKTVRSMLARMEKHPQRPWPKDQIWSFKSSPKFFGSPMLDAVINNTPLDREMVHWLKHRPAIFQAMWDQ, encoded by the exons ATGGGTGATGGAGGCGTGGCGTGCATGCCtttgcagcagcagcagcagcaacaacaacagcaacatgTTATTGAGAAGTTGCCGAATGCTGGGGAGGAAGCGGGTTGTGAAGGGAAGAGTGAGAATGGTTTTAGTTCCGAGGTGGTTAAAGCTCCTGAAAAGAAGAAGGTGAGGAAGGTTATAAAGAAGGTGGTGAAAAAAGTGAAGAAGAAAGTAGTGGCTGGGACAAAGAAGGCTGTAACTGTGAAAGGAGAATTGGTGTCAGATAGAGTGAGCAGCAATGGTGTTGAGAGTGGCGAAATATGTGGTGGGCAGAAGGAAGAAGTGGAAGAGGGTGAATTGGGGACTTTGAAGTGGCCGGGGAGTGAACTGGAGAATGGAGAGTTTGTGTCTGAGAAGCTGCCTCCgccgccaccaccaccaccaccaccgcgGAGTAATGACATTGAAAATGAGGATATTGTCAGTGAGAGGTGGAAAAAAGTGCAGGTGGAGAAGGGAGAGGTTGACAATTGGAGAAAAGAGGAGATAGTTTATGAGAAGAGCTGGAAAGGAGAAGGTGAGAAAGGGGCTTATGGGTCATGGAGAGGTGGTATAAAGGGTGATGTTGAGAAAGGAGAATTCATTCCAGATAGGTGGCACAGGGGAGACACGGGGAAGGATGATTATGGGTACGGTAGAATCAACAGGTACGAGTCATATAGGGACAAAGGGTGGAAAACTGAACGTGACGTGGAATGCATGTCGCCTTCTGGTAGGTATGCAAGTAATGATTATTTTAGGAAGAAGGATTTTAATAGAAGTGGGAGTCAACATATGAAAAGTGCACCCAGGTGGGAGAGTGGACAAGAAAGAAATGTAAGGATCAGTTCAAAGATTGTGGATGAGGACAAATATGAAGACAATGGTAGGATACATGCAAGGGATTACTCTTCTGGAAGTCGTTTGAAGAGGCATGTCAATGATTCAGATGGTTGGGAGCGGAAGCAGTATGGAGATTATACTGGTTTCAAAAGTCGAAGGGTATCTGATGATGGCTCACGCCATGTTTATTCAGAGCACTGTGTTTCTTCAGAGCACTATTCTCGTCTTTCTGTGGAGAGATCTTACAGAAATAGTTCTTCAAAGTTATCTGTCGACAAATATTCTTCTAGGTATCATGAATCTTTGCCTACCAGATTGGCTTATGATAAACATGGATGCAGTCCTGGTCATTCTGAACGATCCCCACACAATCGAGCTAGATATTATGATAATAAAGATCACGCTCCTCCCCGTCGGTCACCCTATGGCTGTGACAGATCTCTATATAGCCGTGAGAAGTCACCTCATGGCCGTGACAGATCTCCATATAGCCGTGAGAATGGCCGTGACAGATCTCCATATAGCCGTGAGAAGTCACCCTATGGCCGTGACAGATCTCCATATAGCCATGAGAAGTCACCCTATGGCCATGACAGATCTCCATATAGCCATGAGAAGTCACCCTATGGCCGTGATAGATCTCCATATAGCCGTGAGAAATATTCGCATGGTCGTGAAATATCTCCATATAGCCATGAGAAGTCACCCTATGGTCGTGATAGATCTCCATATAGCCGTGAGAAATATTCGCATGGTCGTGAAATATCTCCATATAGCCATGAGAAGTCACCCTATGGCCGTGATAGATCATCTCCATATAGCCGTGAGAAATATCCGCATGGTCGTGAAAGATCTCCATATAGCCATGAGAAGTCACCCTATGGCCGTGATAGATCTCCATATAGCCGTGAGAAATATCCGTATGGTCGTGAAAGATCCCCATGTGATAGGAATTGGGATAGAAGCCGTCACCGTGATCATAAATTAAGAAGTCCTACTCATGCTGAGCGGTCCCCACAAAATCGAGGTCGGCAACGTGGTTGTAGGGATCGGACTCCAAACTTGATAGAGCAATCCCCACTTGATCGAACAAGAGAAAATATTGATCGAGAAACGAGTAATAAACCCGTATCAAGTGAAAAACATAACTCACAATATAGCTGTAAAAATCCTGAAAACAAGAATATTCAAAAGGAGCCAAATCTTTCGGGTATAGAATCTCAAGGTGAAAGAAACGTACATGATGCCAATGGGTCTGTAGATAAAGGTGGCTGCAATGAACCTGAAAAGGAACAAAAGTCCTGCAGCCCAGCTGTAAACTGCAAAGATTCTCCTTGCTTGCAGCTACCTCCTGAGGAGCAGCCTTTTTTGGTAGAAGATATGGAAGAAGATATGGACATATGTGATACTCCTCCACATGTTCCAGTGGTTTCTGATTCATCAATAGGAAAATGGTTTTATCTTGATTATTATGGTGTAGAACAGGGTCCTTCTAAATTGTCTGACATCAAGGTTCTTGTTGATGATGGTGTACTACAGCCGGATCATTTTATTAAGCACATAGATAGTGACAGGTGGTTAACTGTTGAGAATGCGGCATCACCATTGGCAGCTCAGAGTTTTCCATTGATTGTGTCAGACACCATAACCCAGTTTGTAAACCCTCCAGAAGCTCCTGGTAATCTTTTGTCAGATACTGGTGATATTCTTCAAACTGGACCTGAGAATTATCAGGAAAGGCAATCCCCTTCCCTGCAGTCAAAGTTATGCCTTGATGAAAGTGTGCTTGCATCTGAGCTGTTGGAGGACAGCCACTTTGATGAAAGGGTTGGTGTTCTTTTAGAAGGTTATGATGTCATTCCTGGAAGGGAgcttgaggcaataacag GAGCTTTGCAAATGAATTTTGAATATGCAGAGTGGGACGATTTGGGAGACTACAAAG GTTTCCCTGGGCCTGATACTTGTCCGAGCATGGACCATGattctaaaattgattttgcttCAAGTCAGCCTGAGTCCCAGTTAATTATGCCCTCTGACAAGGATAATGGCTTTACCCCTGGTGTTCCTGATGACTGGTTTTCTGCTCGATGGTCATGCAAAGGTGGTGACTGGAAGAGGAACGATGATTCCCAAGATAGATATTGTAAAAAGAAACAGGTCCTAAATGATGGGTTTCCATTATGTCAAATGCCCAAGTCTGGATGTGAAGATCCTCGGTGGTCTAGCAAAGACGATTTGTATTATCCATCTCACAACAGGAAGCTTGACATTCCTCTTTGGGCTTTTTGTACAGATGAGTTGGTTGATTGCAGTGGTGCTGTAAGCAGAGCAATTCAAAGTAAGTTTGGTTCTGTTAGAGGAGTGAAAGGAAATGTTCACTCAGTGGTCAGGATAAATTCATGTGTGGTCAAGGACCAGGGATCATTGGTTTCTGAGTCACATCACAAGACCCAAGGCAAGGATAGATATCGTTCATGGTCAGCTCGACCTTTCTCTTCAACCAGTGATAGCAAGAAATCATCAGCTGAAGAGGATTCCCAGTCAAAAATTGTTAGTGATCAAGGTTCTCAAGGCTCTTGCAGGAGTGTAGAATTCGTTAATATTTCTCAAGACCATCTCTGTGACGTCAATGACTTGCAGTTGCATTTGGGTGACTGGTATTATCTTGATGGTTCTGGGCGCGAAAGAGGGCCTTCGTCGTTTTCAGATCTACAGTCTTTAGTAGACCAGGGAATTATAAAGAAGTACAGCAGTGTATTCAGGAAATGCGATAAACTCTGGGTTCCTGTTACTTCTTCCACAGAAACTTATGATGTTAATCTCAAGAGCCACCAAGAAAGCAGTTCAGTGTCTGGTGAATTTTCTGGACATCGATCAGTGCAATCTCCAGGTGTTTCATTTGGTGAACCTCATTCAAAGTCAACTATGTTTAACAGCTTATACCCCCAGTTTGTTGGTTATACTCGTGGGAAACTACATGAATTGGTAATTAAATCATACAAGAGCCGGGAATTTGCCGCAGTAATAAACGAGGTTTTAGATCCTTGGATCAATGCAAGACAGCCAAAGAAGgaaattgagaaacaaatatatTGGAAATCAG AAGGTGACACACATGCTTCCAAAAGAGCCAGAGTGCTGCTTGATGATATTGAAGAAGAGAGTGATTTTGTAGATGACAGCTTTATTATTGAGAACGACGAATCCACTCTTGAGGCTCTGTCTGGTGATGTTACTTTCTCTACCGAAGAAAGTGGCATTACTGTTTCCAAGGAGGGAAGGTGGGGCTTATTGGATGGTCGAATGTTGGCACGAGTCTTCCACTTCTTAAGGTCTGATTTGAAGTCCCTCGTCTTTGCGTCCATGACATGCAAGCATTGGAAAGCGTCTATAAACTTTTACAAAGAAGTCTCGAGAAATGTCAACTTGTCATCCCTTGGTCATTCTTGCACAGATTCCATAATGTGGAACATTGTG AATACTtacaagaaagacaagatcaaATCTATGATTCTAATGGGTTGCACCAACATTACTGCTGACATGCTAGAGAAAattcttctttcattttctgGTTTATCTACACTAGACATTAGAGGGTGCAATCAGTTTGAGGAGCTGACTCCTAAATTTACCAATTTGAAATGGATCAAGAGTCGAAATTCACGCATAACTAAAATTGCAGACGAGCCACATAAAATCAGAAGCCTCAAGCAGATTAGTGATCATTCTCTGTCTGGTTCTAAGGCCAGTAGTTTAGGTATTAGGGATGATTTTGGTGAGCTGAAGGTTTATTTTGATAGTGTGGACAAGAGAGACACAGCGAAGCAATTATTCCGTCAAAACTTATACAAGCGTTCAAAATTATATGATGCTAGAAAGTCCTCTTCTATTCTCTCTAGAGATGCTCGTACAAGACGATGGTCAATTAAGAAATCTGAAAGTGGTTACAAAAGGATGGAGGAATTTCTTGCTTCAAGACTGAGGGAAATTATGAAGGCAAATGCTTGTGACTTTTTTGTCCCCAAG GTTGCAGAAATTGAGGCTAAAATGAAAAGAGGTTATTACAATGGACATGGGTTGAGCTCTGTGAAGGAGGACATACGGAGAATGTGCCGTGATGCAATGAA GGCAAAGAATCGCGGTGATGCTAATGATATGAATCATGTTATCTCATTATTTATTCAGCTTGCAACACGGTTGGAGGAGAGTTCTAAATATGTGAATGACAGAGATGCACTTTTGAAGTTATGGGGAAATGGTTTACCCTCCGCATTCTGTTCTAGTTCCTCCAAGTACAAGAAGAATAGATTAGTGAATGACAGAAAGTATAGAAGTGATGACATGCATGGTGGTTTGGATAATGGACAGTGTGCTTCTGATAGAGAAATCAGAAGGCGTTTATCAAAGTTGAATAAAAAATCTATGGACTCAGAGAGTGACACATCTGATGACCTTGATAGATCTTCTGAAGATGGCAATAGTGATGGGGATACTTCATCCTCCAATACTGATAGTGACCAAGAAGTTCATTTAGAGAGTCGAACCAGGGAGTCAAAAGGAAATGGATACTTAACACCTAATGATGAGTTGGATTTCATTACTGATGAGCGTGAATGGGGAGCTCGCATGACAAAAGCAAGTCTGGTTCCTCCTGTTACTAGGAAATATGATGTCATTGATCAATATGTCATTGTAGCTGATGAGGATGATGTGAAAAGGAAGATGCGGGTTTCATTACCAGATGACTATGCCGAGAAGTTAACTGCACAAAAGAATGGCACTGAGGAGTCTGATATGGAACTTCCTGAAGTCAAGGGTTACAAACCCAGAAAAATGCTTGAACATGAGGTTGTTGAGCAAGAGGTTTATGGAATTGATCCCTATACACACAATCTTTTACTTGATTCTATGCCAGATGAATTAGAATGGTCTCTACAAGAGAAGCATGTGTTTATAGAAGACACACTCCTTCGGACATTGAATATGCAAGTTAGGCATTTTACTGGAACTGGAAGCACTCCAATGAGCTACCCTTTGCAGCCTGTTGTCCAAGAGATTGAAAAGAGTGCAGTGGAGCACTGTGACACAAGAATGATCAGTATGTGTCAAGGGATCCTAAAAGCCATAGACAGACGTCCTGATGACAAATATGTAGCTTATAGAAAG GGACTTGGTGTTGTTTGCAATAAGGAAGAAGGCTTTGGTGAAGATGATTTTGTTGTGGAGTTTCTTGGAGAG GTGTATCCTGTGTGGAAGTGGTTTGAGAAACAAGATGGGATACGATCTCTGCAAAAAAACAGCAAAGATCCAGCACCAGAATTTTATAACATATACCTTGAGAGGCCAAAG GGTGATGCTGATGGTTATGACTTAGTTGTTGTTGATGCTATGCATAAGGCTAACTATGCCAGTCGAATATGTCATTCATGCCGACCTAATTGTGAAGCAAA AGTTACTGCTGTAGGTGGTCATTATCAAATTGGTATTTATAGTGTTCGTAAAATTCAGCATGGCGAGGAGATCACATTTGATTACAATTCGGTTACAGAG AGCAAGGAGGAATATGAAGCATCAGTCTGTTTATGTGGAAGCCAAGTTTGCCGCGGGAGCTATCTAAATCTGACTGGTGAAGGGGCTTTCCAAAAG GTACTGAAGGAATGGCATGGGATTCTTGATTGTCATTATTTGATGCTAGAAGCCTGTGAATTAAACTCCGTTTCTGAAGAGGACTATAATGACTTGGGAAGAGCGGGTTTAGGAAGTTGTTTGCTTGGAGGCTTGCCAGATTGGCTAGTTGCTTATGCGGCTCGCCTT GTGagatttattaattttgaaagAACAAAACTTCCTGAGGCAATTCTAAAGCataatttggaagaaaaaagaaaatatttttcggAGATATGTCTTGAAGTTGAGAGGAGTGACGCAGAGGTTCAG GCTGAGGGTGTATACAACCAGAGGCTTCAGAATCTTGCAGTCACTCTTGATAAG GTAAGGTATGTTATGAGATGTATATTTGGTGATCCAATGAAAGCTCCACCTCCTCTTGAGAAGCTCAGTCCTGAAGCAGTTGTTTCATTCCTCTGGAAAGGAGAGGATTCATTTGTTGAGGAGCTTCTTCAGTGCATGACCCCTCATGTGGAAGAATCTTCCTTGAATGATCTCAAGTCCAAAGTTCGTGCCCGTGATCCTTTGAGTTCTAAAGATATTCAGAAAGCGGTGCAAAAATCTCTGTTGTG GTTGAGAGACGAGGTTCGAAATCTTCCCTGTACATACAAATGTCGGCATGATGCTGCTGCTGACTTGATCCACATTTATGCTTATACCAAGTACTTCTTCAGAGTACTG GATTATAAAACTATTACTTCACCACCTGTCTATATTAGTCCACTTGACTTAGGTCCCAAGTGTGCTGACAAATTGGGAGCAGGATTGCAGGAGTATCGGAAGATATATGGTCAAAATTATTGTTTAGGGCAACTGATATTTTGGCATAATCAGAGTGATGGGGAGCCTGATTGTACCCTGGCTAGAGCCAGCAAGGGTAGCTTGTCATTGCCAGACATCAGTTCCTTTTATGCCAAGGCTCACAAGCCTTCACGGCAACGTGTTTATGGTCCAAAGACGGTCAGATCTATGTTGGCAAGAATG gAGAAGCATCCCCAGAGACCTTGGCCCAAAGACCAGATTTGGTCATTCAAAAGTAGTCCTAAATTTTTTGGTAGCCCAATGTTAGACGCTGTAATTAATAATACTCCACTGGATAGAGAGATGGTTCACTGGTTGAAGCACAGACCTGCTATATTCCAGGCCATGTGGGACCAGTGA
- the LOC123922817 gene encoding uncharacterized protein LOC123922817 — protein MARVGGIFFCLLIVIMDVAAGILGFEAEIAQNKVKHLKVWIFECRQPSHDAFMLGLGAAVLLGLSHVIANLLGGCNCVCSQQEFEKASSNRQLSVACLILTWVVVAIGLSMLAIGAMSNNRADGSCGFSHHHFLSIGGISCFVHGLFCVIYYISATSSMDQ, from the exons ATGGCTAGAGTAGGaggcatttttttttgtctcctAATTGTAATCATGGATGTTGCTGCTGGGATTCTTGGCTTTGAGGCTGAAATAGCACAAAACAAG GTTAAGCATTTGAAGGTGTGGATATTTGAGTGTAGACAGCCAAGTCATGATGCCTTCATGTTAGGGTTGGGTGCAGCAGTGCTTTTGGGATTATCCCATGTTATAGCAAATTTGTTGGGTGGCTGCAATTGTGTTTGTTCTCAACAAGAGTTTGAGAAAGCTTCCTCCAATAGGCAACTCTCAGTGGCTTGCCTTATTTTAACCTG GGTGGTGGTGGCCATTGGATTGTCCATGCTGGCAATAGGGGCTATGTCAAACAACAGGGCAGATGGTTCATGTGGTTTCTCACATCATCACTTCCTGTCCATTGGTGGCATTTCTTGTTTTGTTCATGGTTTATTCTGTGTCATATATTACATTTCTGCCACTTCCTCCATGGATCAGTAG